Proteins encoded together in one Rhinopithecus roxellana isolate Shanxi Qingling chromosome 3, ASM756505v1, whole genome shotgun sequence window:
- the LOC104663110 gene encoding uncharacterized protein LOC104663110, producing the protein MSPLPSTLPQGIFCPALPLLLPDRLCAPTLFVRHPFPSALLSSPLALLIALLASLLYSSPHSLSSHPQPDLTAYKSHPGEMVSLLLGQFSGGSELPGLWIPSDNLADTGNPRPWQANIQPGLRLSSAAWAARLHKRLHLNWLLRGTWSVTTEQTAEPVAEKLMASPFPGSIQRQF; encoded by the exons ATGTCTCCCCTTCCCAGTACCCTACCTCAAGGAATTTTCTGCCCAGCTCTTCCTCTGTTACTACCAGACCGTCTGTGTGCCCCCACCCTGTTCGTCAGGCACCCCTTTCCCAGTGCCCTCCTATCTTCCCCCCTCGCCCTCCTCATAGCCCTTCTTGCTAGTCTCCTGTACTCTAGTCCCCACTCCCTATCCAGCCACCCCCAACCAGACCTGACGGCTTACAAATCTCACCCTGGAGAAATGGTTTCCCTCCTACTGGGGCAGTTCTCAGGCGGTTCAGAATTGCCAGGACTGTGGATTCCCAGCGACAACCTGGCAGACACGGGGAATCCAAGACCATGGCAAGCGAATATTCAGCCTGGCCTGCGCCTTTCCTCTGCTGCCTGGGCAGCCAGACTGCACAAGCGTCTGCATTTGAACTGGCTTCTCCGTGGAACTTGGTCTGTAACCACAGAGCAAACTGCAGAACCAGTGGCAGAAAAG TTGATGGCAAGCCCTTTTCCTGGCAGTATCCAGAGGCAGTTCTAG
- the LOC115896359 gene encoding protein FAM183BP-like: MDSKAVAGHPKERVVTDEVHQNQIFRELYLKELRTQKLYTQYHVNPLRKVHRITRKPMSWHDNLEEPADARFLNLIHHAAQGPRKKYPEAQTENQEIGWDSEPLVDPECSDHRMNHFRVYNDITLYKAKMWSLGEDDRHK; encoded by the exons ATGGA CTCCAAGGCCGTGGCGGGACACCCGAAAGAGAGGGTGGTCACAGATGAGGTCCACCAGAACCAGATCTTCCGGGAGCTGTACCTCAAAGAGTTACGAACCCAGAAACTCTACACGCAGTACCACGTGAATCCCCTGCGCAAGGTTCACAGGATTACAAGGAAGCCCATGTCTTGGCATGATAACCTGGAGGAACCCGCAGACGCCAGGTTTCTGAATCTcattcaccatgctgcccaggggCCAAGGAAGAAGTACCCGGAGGCACAAACTGAAAACCAGGAAATTGGGTGGGACTCAGAGCCCTTGGTCGACCCAGAATGCAGTGACCACAGGATGAACCACTTCAGGGTCTACAATGACATCACTCTGTACAAAGCTAAAATGTGGAGCTTGGGAGAAGATGATCGCCACAAGTAG